ATGATCCGACGGCGCTGCTGACGAGGCTCTACACCGCCTCCTCCCCCGGCGGCAGCGATCTGGTCAACAGCCCGAAGAGTCGCGCGAAGATTCTGTCGAAATCCTTCGCCGCGCTGTGGACCAGGGCCGAGGCGAGAACGAAGGACGACATCGGGCCGGTCGATTTCGATCCGGTGAGCAATTCGCAGGACCCCGACATCAAGGCGTTCGCCATCAAGGTCGAGAAAGAGGACGACGCCAGCGCGACGCTCGCCGTCACCCTCACCGGCAGCCAGCCGCGCGACAAGGCGGAGGACGGCGTGATCCGCTACGACTTCGTCCGCGACGGCGGCCACTGGCGGATCGACGACATCCGCGGCGCGGTCGACGGCGAAGCGTGGTCGGTGCGCAAATTGCTGGCCGACTCGCTCAAGCGCTGACGGTATCGATCGAGGCAGCGCTGCGATCAGTTCACCGCAGCGCCGAGCCGCTTCAGCGAATCCCGCGCGGTCTGCAGGCCCGGCCGCAATTCCAGCG
The DNA window shown above is from Rhodopseudomonas palustris HaA2 and carries:
- a CDS encoding DUF3828 domain-containing protein produces the protein MLSRRTFLIATASLAVPAAALAQATPPAKPPANDPTALLTRLYTASSPGGSDLVNSPKSRAKILSKSFAALWTRAEARTKDDIGPVDFDPVSNSQDPDIKAFAIKVEKEDDASATLAVTLTGSQPRDKAEDGVIRYDFVRDGGHWRIDDIRGAVDGEAWSVRKLLADSLKR